The Shewanella zhangzhouensis genome has a window encoding:
- a CDS encoding DMT family transporter, with product MQRAVLAGLLLLLVGNVFSALYDVSVKWLPEDANAGSFLLLRQLTSSLMLLPLWWLAGRPHTQHLQIHLWRASVGVVGALFLILGLMALPLATVSSLFYSAPLIIMLLGWWLLGERVSTGQWLCAILGFGGILLILAPTQIGWPGLMVLGAAVTFSLCQLLLRKLSATESPVVTILLYNLLGLPIALIFAAFNNFAGFSWALLGVALASNLFLMAYHWFCVLAYRRARAADIAIGEYSGLLFIVALGWWWFDEWPGEHVWWGAALVVLPSLISPLIARLWQAISDVEVIR from the coding sequence GTGCAAAGAGCTGTACTGGCCGGGTTGTTGTTGTTGCTGGTAGGAAACGTTTTCAGCGCCCTGTACGATGTGTCTGTGAAGTGGTTGCCCGAGGATGCCAACGCCGGCAGCTTTTTACTGCTCAGACAACTAACCTCCAGCCTGATGCTGTTGCCATTGTGGTGGCTTGCGGGCCGCCCTCATACGCAACACTTACAAATCCACCTTTGGCGCGCCAGTGTTGGTGTTGTTGGCGCGCTTTTTTTAATTCTGGGGCTGATGGCTTTGCCTCTGGCAACCGTCAGTTCGCTGTTCTATTCCGCGCCCCTCATCATCATGCTGTTGGGCTGGTGGCTGCTGGGTGAGCGCGTCAGTACAGGTCAGTGGCTGTGTGCCATCCTGGGATTTGGCGGAATTCTGCTTATTCTGGCGCCCACCCAAATTGGCTGGCCAGGACTGATGGTGCTTGGTGCTGCCGTCACTTTCTCGCTGTGTCAGTTGCTGCTTCGAAAGCTGTCCGCCACCGAAAGTCCTGTGGTGACCATATTGCTCTATAACTTGCTGGGCCTGCCGATTGCGCTGATTTTTGCCGCCTTCAATAACTTTGCCGGATTCAGCTGGGCATTACTCGGCGTGGCGCTGGCGAGTAACCTGTTTTTAATGGCATATCACTGGTTTTGTGTGCTGGCCTACCGCAGAGCGAGAGCGGCGGATATTGCCATTGGCGAATACAGCGGCCTCTTGTTTATCGTAGCGCTGGGATGGTGGTGGTTCGATGAGTGGCCGGGTGAGCACGTGTGGTGGGGAGCCGCGTTGGTGGTGCTGCCATCGCTGATTTCACCACTGATAGCCCGCCTGTGGCAGGCCATCAGTGACGTTGAGGTTATTCGATGA
- a CDS encoding LysR substrate-binding domain-containing protein, with the protein MRKLPPLRAMQVFEAAARHLHFSRAAEELCLTQSAVSHQVRALEQHLGQSLFSRRGRELTLTPKGEQLFLAVQSALDGLDSLCRQLNEAESRELRLAVYSSFAVKWLIPRLGDFRRQHPGIKIHLEMVSGDPPLSDQVADMFICGEQHQRGFWQILLRPERLIPVCSPALVNALGEALVMPLRLDSLPLLSVDEADVGPDWARWARSQAQTLTQAQLQSYSHVLLAIEAAIAGQGIALASDFIVEGDIAAGKLLALHWPALETGFGFHFCCRERRLKEPAMAAFAEWIQQQAATTG; encoded by the coding sequence ATGCGTAAACTTCCTCCGCTTCGTGCAATGCAGGTTTTTGAAGCTGCGGCCCGTCATCTGCACTTTTCCCGGGCTGCCGAAGAGTTGTGCCTGACCCAAAGCGCCGTTTCACATCAGGTCAGGGCATTGGAACAACATCTGGGGCAAAGCCTGTTTTCCCGCCGCGGCAGGGAACTGACGCTGACCCCCAAGGGCGAACAGCTGTTTTTGGCGGTGCAGTCGGCTCTGGATGGTCTGGATAGCCTTTGTCGTCAGTTGAATGAAGCTGAAAGCCGGGAGCTGCGGCTGGCGGTGTACAGCTCCTTCGCCGTGAAGTGGTTGATCCCGAGACTGGGTGACTTTCGCCGTCAGCATCCAGGCATCAAGATTCACCTCGAGATGGTCAGCGGTGACCCACCGCTGTCGGATCAGGTGGCGGATATGTTTATCTGCGGTGAGCAGCATCAACGTGGGTTTTGGCAAATACTGCTCAGGCCGGAGCGGCTGATCCCCGTATGCAGTCCGGCACTGGTCAATGCCCTTGGCGAAGCGCTGGTAATGCCGCTGCGACTCGACAGCCTGCCGCTGCTTTCGGTTGACGAAGCAGATGTAGGACCGGATTGGGCGCGCTGGGCCAGGTCTCAGGCGCAAACGCTGACCCAGGCACAGTTACAGAGCTACAGCCATGTGCTGCTGGCGATTGAGGCGGCCATTGCCGGTCAGGGAATCGCCCTGGCATCGGATTTCATTGTCGAAGGCGACATCGCCGCTGGAAAACTGTTGGCGCTGCACTGGCCGGCACTGGAAACCGGGTTTGGTTTCCATTTCTGTTGCCGGGAGCGGCGCCTGAAAGAGCCTGCCATGGCCGCCTTTGCCGAATGGATCCAGCAACAAGCCGCCACAACCGGATAG
- the trpS gene encoding tryptophan--tRNA ligase yields MTKPIVLSGAQPSGELTIGNYMGALRQWVAMQDSHDCLYCVVDLHAITVRQDPKALREACLDTLALYLACGVDPKKSTVFIQSQVPQHTQLGWVLNCYTQMGELSRMTQFKDKSQKHANNINVGLFGYPVLMAADILIYQANQIPVGQDQKQHLELTRDIAIRFNNAYGDTFTVPEPFIPPVGAKVMSLQDPTKKMSKSDDNRNNVIGLLEDPKAVMKKLKKAMTDSDEPPVVRFDVDNKPGVSNLLSLMSGVTGQSIASLEADFEGKMYGHLKVACGEAVVGMLEPLQERYRQFREDRAYLDTVMRDGAEKAQARAEVTLKQVYEKIGLLV; encoded by the coding sequence ATGACTAAACCCATCGTTCTCAGCGGCGCGCAGCCATCAGGCGAGTTGACCATAGGCAACTACATGGGTGCTCTGCGTCAGTGGGTGGCGATGCAGGACAGTCATGATTGTCTCTATTGTGTGGTGGATTTGCATGCCATTACCGTGCGTCAGGACCCCAAGGCCCTGCGTGAGGCTTGCCTTGACACTCTGGCGCTGTATTTGGCCTGTGGTGTTGACCCGAAAAAGAGCACTGTGTTTATCCAGTCTCAGGTGCCGCAGCATACACAGCTGGGCTGGGTGCTCAATTGCTACACCCAGATGGGTGAGCTGTCGCGCATGACTCAGTTTAAAGACAAGTCACAAAAGCATGCCAACAATATCAACGTTGGCCTGTTTGGCTACCCTGTGCTGATGGCAGCAGACATTCTGATCTATCAGGCCAATCAGATTCCCGTTGGTCAGGATCAGAAACAGCACCTAGAGCTGACCCGCGATATCGCTATTCGCTTCAACAACGCCTACGGCGATACCTTTACCGTGCCAGAGCCTTTTATCCCACCTGTGGGTGCCAAGGTGATGTCACTGCAGGACCCGACCAAGAAGATGTCCAAGTCAGATGACAATCGCAATAACGTGATTGGTCTGCTGGAAGATCCCAAGGCGGTAATGAAAAAGCTCAAGAAGGCCATGACCGACAGTGATGAGCCGCCAGTGGTACGTTTCGATGTAGACAACAAACCCGGCGTGTCCAACCTGCTGAGTCTGATGTCTGGTGTAACAGGCCAGAGCATCGCTTCGCTCGAAGCCGATTTCGAAGGCAAGATGTACGGCCATCTCAAAGTCGCCTGTGGTGAAGCCGTGGTTGGCATGCTGGAGCCGCTGCAGGAGCGCTATCGTCAATTCCGCGAAGACAGGGCATACCTGGATACCGTTATGCGTGACGGCGCCGAGAAGGCCCAGGCGCGCGCCGAAGTAACCCTGAAACAGGTCTACGAAAAAATCGGCCTCTTGGTATAA